From a region of the Apibacter sp. B3706 genome:
- a CDS encoding MarC family protein gives MPLHFSIQEIASCFMVLFAIIDIFGSVPVIVSIKSKVGYLQAKKTTLVACAIMISFLFVGDKLLKLIGIDVYSFAVAGALVLFVIALEMILGIEINKIDEPHSASIIPLAFPLIAGAGALTAVLALKAEYHTENIIIAILLNMVVVYLVLRYSGKLEQILGQGVISIMKKVFGIILLAISIKLFTANITSLLEKVSP, from the coding sequence ATGCCTTTACATTTTTCTATCCAGGAAATAGCAAGTTGTTTTATGGTTTTATTTGCCATTATAGATATTTTTGGCAGTGTTCCCGTAATAGTAAGCATAAAAAGTAAAGTCGGTTATCTTCAGGCTAAAAAAACAACATTGGTAGCTTGTGCAATCATGATATCCTTTTTGTTCGTTGGTGATAAATTACTAAAACTTATAGGAATTGATGTATATTCATTTGCTGTAGCAGGTGCTTTAGTTTTATTTGTTATTGCACTGGAAATGATTTTGGGCATTGAAATTAATAAAATCGATGAGCCGCATTCTGCTTCCATAATTCCTTTAGCATTTCCATTAATAGCAGGAGCAGGAGCTTTAACCGCCGTATTGGCTTTAAAAGCAGAATATCATACGGAAAATATAATCATAGCCATACTCCTTAATATGGTAGTCGTATATTTAGTATTAAGATATTCGGGTAAATTAGAACAAATTTTAGGACAAGGAGTAATTTCAATTATGAAAAAAGTTTTCGGTATTATCTTATTAGCTATTTCCATTAAGTTATTTACTGCAAACATAACCTCTTTGTTAGAAAAAGTATCTCCTTAA
- a CDS encoding tetratricopeptide repeat protein, translating into MYLKNKYLVIIFISLINIFQAQTKASRKHLLEGNNKYLAESYKDAAANYLYSIQDGEDSYRSNYNLGNAMYKLKKYDDALIQYEKSLQLAANQSEKANALFNMGNSYFQKGEYERAAEAFKNTLKLNPKDDKARYNYTMSKQKVKEAQQKHEEQNSKDQDKNQGDKEDKKDNSQQNGNDLLNSSNAKEDKTDNSTDKKDKDNSLNNKETQPNKNEKNSINNQKSQADTNNANLSDASNQHYENILGAMEEQEKERIKRLLIKELIQIKDKVAKIGDEEICNTLFTYLFKRNLGKSSGFFSTHTPKK; encoded by the coding sequence ATGTATTTAAAAAATAAATATTTAGTTATAATTTTTATTTCACTAATAAATATTTTTCAAGCTCAGACGAAAGCATCAAGAAAGCATTTATTAGAGGGTAATAATAAATATTTGGCTGAATCTTATAAAGATGCAGCAGCTAATTATTTATATTCGATACAAGACGGAGAAGATTCATATAGATCTAATTACAATTTAGGAAATGCCATGTATAAACTAAAAAAATATGATGACGCATTGATTCAATATGAAAAATCACTCCAATTGGCAGCAAATCAGTCGGAAAAAGCCAATGCTTTATTCAATATGGGAAACAGCTATTTTCAAAAAGGAGAATATGAAAGAGCAGCCGAAGCGTTTAAAAATACTTTGAAATTAAATCCGAAAGATGATAAGGCGAGGTATAATTATACGATGTCAAAACAAAAAGTAAAAGAAGCTCAACAAAAACATGAGGAGCAAAATTCCAAAGATCAAGATAAGAACCAAGGAGATAAAGAAGATAAAAAGGATAATTCTCAGCAAAATGGAAATGATCTACTGAATTCATCCAATGCTAAAGAAGATAAAACTGATAATTCAACCGATAAAAAAGATAAAGATAATTCTTTAAATAATAAAGAAACACAGCCCAATAAAAATGAAAAAAATTCAATAAACAATCAGAAATCACAAGCTGATACAAATAATGCTAATCTGTCAGATGCCTCTAATCAACATTATGAAAATATTTTAGGAGCAATGGAAGAACAAGAAAAAGAGCGCATCAAAAGATTATTAATAAAAGAGCTAATTCAAATCAAGGACAAAGTAGCAAAGATTGGTGATGAAGAAATATGTAATACTCTTTTTACTTATCTTTTTAAGCGGAATTTGGGCAAAAGCTCAGGTTTCTTTTCAACTCATACCCCAAAAAAATGA
- a CDS encoding RsmE family RNA methyltransferase, translating into MRLFIGEIYPNEVQLREEEEHHIVRVLRLKEGDMVYVTNGKGALIKGQLQITGKKVKVQIIETFPHSNSGQNGLHIAIAPTKNIDRFEFFVEKAVELGVSKITPLLCTNSERKVLNTEKIKKQIETACKQSLRINFPELYPLTPLKDFIQSSKTKLYLTHCYKEYEKITLNETLNREKEITLMVGPEGDFSKKEVEELYSLGSIGVSLGENRLRTETAGIFIASSYYFFHNQP; encoded by the coding sequence ATGAGATTATTTATAGGAGAGATATATCCGAATGAAGTGCAACTAAGGGAAGAAGAAGAACACCATATAGTAAGAGTGTTGCGATTGAAAGAAGGAGATATGGTCTATGTGACCAATGGAAAAGGAGCATTAATAAAAGGACAATTACAAATAACAGGAAAGAAAGTTAAGGTTCAAATAATTGAAACTTTTCCCCATTCAAATAGTGGGCAAAATGGATTACATATTGCTATTGCTCCAACTAAAAATATAGACAGATTTGAGTTTTTTGTAGAAAAAGCAGTTGAATTAGGAGTATCTAAAATTACTCCACTTTTATGTACTAATTCAGAGAGAAAGGTTTTAAATACGGAAAAAATCAAGAAACAAATTGAAACCGCCTGTAAACAATCTTTGAGAATAAATTTTCCTGAACTCTATCCATTAACTCCTTTGAAGGATTTTATACAATCTTCGAAAACAAAATTATACCTTACCCATTGTTATAAAGAATATGAGAAGATCACTTTAAACGAAACGTTAAACAGAGAAAAAGAAATAACCTTAATGGTTGGACCGGAAGGAGATTTTTCTAAAAAAGAAGTAGAAGAGCTTTATTCTTTAGGCTCTATAGGGGTTAGTTTAGGAGAGAATCGTTTGAGGACAGAAACTGCCGGAATTTTCATTGCTTCCAGTTATTATTTTTTTCACAACCAACCATAA
- a CDS encoding 3-deoxy-D-manno-octulosonic acid transferase, which yields MNSFLYSFGIKLMGAGMKIASLFHPKARLWVQGRTHVFSEIQNKISPTDQVIWMHASSLGEYEQGLPVLTALKKKFPKHKFALSFFSPSGYEVVKNNCIADLIFYIPLDTPSNAHQLIELLHPSYAIFVKYDFWYHILQALAAKKIPTLFISSIFRQDQIYFKPNGKWFVSILKKVTHFFVQDENSKKLLNSIGIQQVTVSGDTRFDRVKMLSKQNNHLSWLSLFKGTNTLIVAGSTWKEDDTLLKNFINSSFFMNCKILIAPHNMNHEYFQKLKAELLPKTVLFSELSHTHPADYQVLILDTVGILTKVYSYADISYVGGAFGKEGVHNVLEPAVFASPVLFGPIYDKFIEAVELIQYGGAKVIHNQNEFNEVLVELLTDTNKRYRMGERAREYVFSKPDSVQIIVDYLVHLQ from the coding sequence TTGAATTCATTTTTATATTCTTTCGGCATTAAACTTATGGGAGCAGGAATGAAGATTGCTTCTTTATTTCATCCTAAAGCAAGACTTTGGGTACAAGGAAGGACTCATGTCTTCTCGGAAATACAAAATAAAATTTCACCAACGGATCAAGTGATTTGGATGCATGCATCATCTCTTGGTGAATATGAACAAGGACTTCCTGTGTTAACTGCTTTAAAGAAAAAATTTCCAAAACATAAATTTGCTCTTAGTTTTTTTTCTCCTTCCGGATATGAAGTGGTTAAAAATAATTGTATAGCAGATCTTATATTTTACATTCCCTTAGATACTCCATCAAATGCCCATCAGTTAATTGAACTCTTACATCCAAGCTATGCTATTTTTGTAAAATATGATTTTTGGTATCATATATTGCAAGCACTTGCGGCAAAAAAAATACCTACTTTATTTATCTCAAGTATTTTTCGTCAAGACCAGATATATTTTAAGCCTAACGGAAAATGGTTTGTATCGATTTTAAAGAAAGTAACTCATTTTTTTGTACAGGATGAAAATTCAAAAAAATTATTGAATTCCATCGGCATTCAACAAGTAACGGTTTCAGGGGATACACGTTTTGACAGAGTTAAAATGTTAAGTAAACAGAATAACCACTTAAGCTGGTTGTCTTTGTTTAAAGGAACCAATACCTTAATTGTTGCAGGAAGTACGTGGAAAGAAGATGATACGCTGTTAAAAAACTTTATTAATTCTTCTTTCTTTATGAATTGTAAGATACTTATAGCTCCACATAATATGAATCATGAATATTTTCAGAAATTAAAAGCGGAGTTATTACCTAAAACGGTATTATTTTCAGAATTAAGTCACACCCATCCTGCAGACTATCAAGTATTAATTTTAGATACGGTTGGTATATTGACGAAAGTTTATTCCTATGCCGATATTTCTTATGTGGGAGGTGCATTTGGTAAAGAAGGGGTACACAACGTATTGGAGCCGGCCGTTTTTGCTTCTCCAGTTTTATTCGGACCCATTTATGATAAATTTATCGAGGCCGTAGAATTAATCCAGTATGGAGGAGCAAAAGTAATTCACAATCAAAATGAATTTAATGAAGTACTCGTTGAATTACTTACAGATACAAATAAAAGATATAGAATGGGTGAAAGAGCTCGCGAATATGTCTTTAGTAAACCTGATTCGGTTCAAATTATTGTTGATTATTTGGTTCACTTACAATAA
- the mscL gene encoding large-conductance mechanosensitive channel protein MscL yields MSLIKEFKEFALRGNVVDMAVGVIIGGAFNQIITSLVEDIITPLVLTPALKMADLTDLAKLTIPGTAIKYGNFLSTCLSFLIIAFCLFMMIKVINRLNKKDEEKKEQDNTPKPPSQEELLTEIRDLLKNK; encoded by the coding sequence ATGAGTTTAATAAAAGAATTTAAAGAATTTGCCCTAAGGGGAAATGTGGTTGACATGGCTGTCGGTGTAATTATCGGGGGCGCATTTAACCAGATTATCACGTCTTTAGTTGAAGATATTATCACCCCTCTTGTTCTCACTCCTGCATTAAAGATGGCTGATTTGACCGATTTGGCTAAATTAACCATTCCGGGAACAGCTATTAAATATGGTAACTTTTTATCCACTTGTCTATCATTTTTAATTATTGCTTTTTGTTTATTTATGATGATAAAAGTGATCAATAGACTTAATAAGAAAGACGAAGAGAAAAAAGAACAAGATAACACGCCTAAACCACCTTCTCAAGAAGAATTATTAACTGAAATCAGAGATTTACTCAAAAATAAATAA
- a CDS encoding BatD family protein translates to MKKYVILFLLIFLSGIWAKAQVSFQLIPQKNEVGVNEPVRLQFLLSIKNEEIKNMGRLKLPSFSNTQVIGRQVIQNQGFDDEGNSVFEYGIEIILRAVKKVNIRIDAAQITVNNRKYETKPTVITVSGNSSGSEDDTAFNSKLGEVFLKFKVSEKNPYQNEGVVANLKFYTRRIELLNSMTNLVSPDWQGVFVQPVKERSHTYEQEIINGESYFSRVIGTYVMFPTQSGTLVINPFTLTLTIPDGFFDEHDLNIKSAPVTLQVKRLPDNAPKDFHGLVGQFTMRASANKKDLQAEEAVTVNVEINGKGNLTLLKSPGLLMSDDIEQYTPKSKFDSEATVQGIKGKLNTSTILVPQKEGTYNINVESISYFDPIDEKYKSLIVQPIPIKVSGNTLAKNDEKTGTVIKKDTSDVNQYDPKSAIKNKVTEVLKRDHNSLGKILIIILFTGVISIIVILVICILIIKRNKKNKLKKQEEEQSFDSLNKEKKFTSRNLPYTSSNITNDFKNELSQLNHLAQEGTDKKEFYILLEKTLIEAAKQYLNLEKDSFVSTSDLEDELAQRLGDEISEEWKNMVIQSQIERYSSVTEQESLESVYTKAKDLIKKLNIKK, encoded by the coding sequence ATGAAGAAATATGTAATACTCTTTTTACTTATCTTTTTAAGCGGAATTTGGGCAAAAGCTCAGGTTTCTTTTCAACTCATACCCCAAAAAAATGAGGTAGGAGTCAATGAGCCTGTACGCCTACAATTTTTACTTTCCATTAAAAATGAAGAAATTAAAAATATGGGGCGTTTAAAATTACCTTCTTTTTCTAATACGCAGGTAATTGGCAGGCAGGTAATTCAGAACCAAGGCTTTGATGATGAAGGGAACAGTGTTTTCGAATATGGAATTGAAATTATATTAAGAGCTGTTAAAAAAGTGAATATCCGTATAGATGCCGCACAAATAACTGTTAATAATAGGAAATATGAGACCAAGCCCACCGTAATAACTGTGTCAGGAAATTCTAGTGGAAGTGAAGATGACACAGCTTTTAATTCAAAATTGGGTGAAGTATTTCTTAAATTTAAAGTATCAGAAAAGAATCCGTATCAAAATGAAGGGGTAGTTGCTAATTTAAAATTTTATACTCGAAGGATTGAATTACTCAATAGTATGACCAATCTGGTTTCTCCGGATTGGCAGGGGGTATTTGTACAGCCGGTAAAAGAAAGAAGCCATACCTACGAACAGGAAATAATTAATGGAGAATCCTATTTTTCAAGAGTTATAGGGACTTATGTTATGTTTCCAACTCAATCGGGAACCCTTGTCATAAATCCGTTTACCTTAACATTAACAATTCCGGATGGATTTTTTGATGAACACGATTTAAATATAAAATCTGCACCGGTTACATTACAAGTTAAGAGACTTCCTGATAATGCTCCAAAAGATTTTCATGGGCTGGTAGGTCAATTTACTATGAGAGCTTCAGCAAACAAAAAAGATTTACAAGCAGAAGAAGCAGTAACTGTAAATGTAGAAATAAATGGTAAGGGAAATCTTACGCTTCTTAAATCCCCCGGACTTCTAATGTCTGATGATATAGAACAATATACCCCTAAAAGTAAATTTGATTCAGAGGCAACCGTACAAGGGATAAAAGGAAAATTAAATACATCTACCATATTAGTTCCTCAAAAAGAAGGTACTTACAATATAAATGTAGAATCAATTAGCTATTTTGATCCCATAGATGAGAAATATAAAAGTTTAATTGTACAACCAATTCCCATTAAAGTATCAGGAAATACTTTAGCAAAAAATGATGAAAAAACCGGTACAGTCATCAAAAAGGACACAAGTGATGTCAACCAATATGATCCCAAATCTGCTATTAAAAATAAGGTCACCGAAGTATTGAAAAGAGACCATAACAGCTTAGGAAAAATATTGATAATTATATTATTTACAGGAGTTATATCAATTATAGTTATTCTGGTAATTTGTATATTAATAATAAAAAGAAATAAAAAAAATAAGCTAAAAAAACAAGAAGAAGAACAATCGTTTGATTCATTAAATAAAGAAAAAAAATTTACATCACGTAATTTACCTTATACAAGCTCTAACATTACTAATGATTTTAAAAATGAATTATCACAATTAAATCATTTAGCACAAGAAGGAACAGATAAAAAAGAATTTTACATTCTTTTGGAAAAGACTTTGATAGAAGCAGCAAAACAATATTTAAATTTAGAAAAAGATAGTTTTGTTTCTACTTCAGACTTAGAAGATGAATTAGCTCAGAGATTAGGAGATGAAATTTCAGAAGAATGGAAGAATATGGTTATTCAATCTCAAATTGAACGATATTCAAGCGTAACAGAACAAGAATCCCTAGAATCTGTGTATACAAAAGCTAAAGACTTAATTAAGAAATTAAATATAAAAAAATAG
- a CDS encoding OmpP1/FadL family transporter has protein sequence MNKKLLYGFILSSMVLIGKSQTNRFYPNDVSDAFSIFGDNSNNTTGTARYIGMGGSMGALGGDLSAVETNPAGLGIFRNSVANISMSILSNKNKATMGNGVNSNTDTNFNVPGAGVALALGDEADLFKVNVGVNFSYQRVDNDVNFSRNTKLNYLYPNKDNVDQLYEMVNYDQYTNGYKSKMKFSLATNYMDRLYFGIGLDWHYLNIDRNSEYGHRNTVDGEYMKFNEQLTPYSQEANGFGLNVGVIGKITPEIRLGAAYHSPIWWSDMDDYRWIYGYDDKGQFVEDYVYYDHYKNVSPGKLVLSGAFASNIVDDDNSLAFNFDFINYFNKDMEFKGDVDYRLNNNFVNDYVRNSQEYRAGIEYRFRELKLRAGYAYASSPVKSNSISGIWDTNSDPVFVKNYLAGEKNKLSFGAGYDIGQFFVDLGYQYIKTDYRTTLSGDFYTVSGSNLAISLDKPYLGKVNNIQNNFVLTLGMRF, from the coding sequence ATGAACAAGAAATTATTATACGGTTTTATCCTTTCATCCATGGTTTTGATAGGTAAATCACAAACCAATAGATTTTATCCCAATGATGTATCTGATGCTTTTAGTATTTTTGGTGATAATTCCAATAATACAACAGGTACTGCTAGATATATAGGTATGGGGGGATCTATGGGGGCTTTAGGAGGTGATCTTAGTGCCGTAGAAACAAACCCTGCCGGTCTAGGTATTTTTAGAAATTCTGTAGCGAATATTTCAATGAGTATCTTATCTAATAAAAATAAAGCTACTATGGGCAACGGAGTAAATTCCAATACCGATACCAATTTTAATGTTCCCGGTGCCGGAGTTGCATTGGCTTTAGGTGATGAAGCAGACTTATTTAAAGTAAACGTTGGAGTAAACTTTTCTTATCAAAGAGTAGATAACGACGTAAACTTTTCCAGAAATACCAAATTAAATTATTTATATCCTAATAAAGATAATGTAGATCAACTTTATGAAATGGTCAATTATGATCAGTATACCAATGGATATAAATCAAAAATGAAATTCAGTTTGGCAACCAATTACATGGATAGATTATATTTCGGTATTGGATTAGATTGGCATTATTTAAATATTGATCGCAATTCTGAATATGGTCATAGAAACACAGTAGATGGGGAATATATGAAATTCAATGAGCAATTAACGCCTTATAGTCAAGAAGCCAACGGTTTCGGATTAAATGTGGGGGTAATCGGTAAAATTACACCTGAGATTCGTTTAGGGGCTGCCTATCATTCTCCTATTTGGTGGTCTGATATGGATGATTACCGATGGATATATGGATACGATGATAAAGGACAATTCGTAGAAGATTATGTTTATTATGATCATTATAAAAATGTATCTCCCGGAAAATTGGTATTAAGTGGCGCTTTTGCTTCCAATATCGTCGATGATGATAATTCCTTGGCCTTTAATTTTGATTTTATTAATTACTTTAATAAAGACATGGAATTTAAAGGAGATGTTGACTATAGGTTAAATAATAATTTTGTTAATGACTACGTAAGAAATTCACAAGAATACCGCGCAGGTATTGAGTACAGGTTTAGAGAACTTAAATTACGCGCCGGTTACGCTTATGCATCTTCTCCTGTAAAAAGTAATTCTATATCAGGAATATGGGATACAAACAGTGATCCTGTATTTGTGAAAAATTACTTAGCAGGTGAAAAAAATAAATTGTCTTTTGGAGCCGGATATGATATTGGTCAATTTTTTGTGGACCTAGGATATCAGTATATTAAAACAGATTATCGCACGACCCTTTCCGGTGACTTTTATACGGTAAGTGGATCCAATCTTGCAATAAGTTTAGATAAACCGTATTTAGGAAAAGTTAATAATATCCAAAATAATTTTGTATTAACTTTGGGTATGAGGTTTTAA
- the rnpA gene encoding ribonuclease P protein component, which yields MNQKYTKEEHLKGYKLIKYLFEKGTWNKKYPLAMVYCPSPEFLETHKVGVSVSKKIFKHAVDRNRVKRLLRECFRLHKNELNNTFTTSHLLMIVYNGKDKKIPAYKELESCYLKLLEKIKFSD from the coding sequence ATGAACCAAAAGTATACGAAAGAAGAACATTTAAAAGGATATAAGCTTATTAAATATTTGTTTGAAAAAGGGACGTGGAATAAAAAATATCCTTTAGCTATGGTTTATTGTCCTTCTCCTGAATTTTTGGAAACCCATAAGGTTGGAGTGTCCGTTTCTAAAAAAATTTTTAAACATGCAGTGGATAGAAATCGGGTAAAAAGACTTTTGCGTGAATGTTTCCGCTTGCATAAAAATGAGCTAAACAACACTTTTACAACATCTCATTTACTAATGATTGTCTATAATGGTAAAGACAAAAAAATACCTGCCTATAAAGAATTGGAGAGCTGTTATTTGAAATTGCTTGAAAAAATTAAATTTTCAGATTAA
- the proS gene encoding proline--tRNA ligase, with product MATLTSREEDYSKWYNELVIKADMAENSGVRGCMVIKPYGYAIWEKMQRQLDQMFKDTGHENAYFPLFIPKSYLSKESDHVEGFAKECAVVTHYRLKNSPDGKGVIVDPDAKLEEELIVRPTSETIIWNTYKNWIKSHRDLPILINQWANVVRWEMRTRLFLRTAEFLWQEGHTAHVSKEEAIEEAERMLNVYTDFVENFMGIPVIQGVKSPAERFAGAEETYCIEAMMQDGKALQAGTSHFLGQNFAKAFDVKYQSKEGKQEYVWATSWGVSTRLIGALIMSHSDDHGLVLPPNIAPIQVVIVPIHRNDEQLNAISELADTLISQLKKLGISVKFDDRTEYKPGWKFNEYELKGIPVRVTIGPKDLENKQVEIARRDTLEKHQHSVDGLAEHIQDLLKEIQQNIFNKAKSHRDSLITEVNSYEEFKKVLDEKGGFISAHWDGSLEVEEKIKAETKATIRCIPLDAKEEEGICIYSGNPSKRRVLFARAY from the coding sequence ATGGCAACACTTACATCAAGAGAAGAAGATTACAGTAAATGGTATAACGAACTGGTAATAAAAGCCGATATGGCTGAAAATTCCGGGGTTAGAGGATGTATGGTTATAAAACCTTATGGATATGCTATTTGGGAAAAAATGCAACGACAATTGGATCAGATGTTTAAAGATACCGGACATGAAAATGCCTATTTTCCTTTGTTTATTCCCAAATCTTATCTGTCTAAAGAATCGGATCATGTGGAAGGTTTTGCCAAAGAATGTGCTGTAGTTACTCATTATCGATTAAAAAATTCTCCTGACGGAAAGGGAGTGATTGTTGACCCGGATGCCAAATTGGAGGAAGAATTGATTGTTCGGCCAACTTCTGAAACCATAATTTGGAATACTTATAAAAACTGGATTAAATCTCATAGGGATTTACCTATTTTAATTAATCAATGGGCTAATGTAGTTCGTTGGGAAATGAGAACCCGATTGTTTTTAAGAACTGCTGAATTTTTATGGCAAGAAGGACACACTGCCCATGTATCCAAAGAAGAGGCTATTGAAGAAGCTGAAAGAATGTTAAATGTTTATACCGATTTTGTTGAAAACTTTATGGGTATTCCTGTAATTCAAGGGGTAAAATCTCCTGCGGAAAGATTTGCAGGTGCTGAAGAAACTTATTGTATTGAAGCTATGATGCAAGACGGTAAAGCGTTACAAGCCGGAACTTCTCATTTTTTAGGTCAGAATTTTGCCAAAGCATTTGATGTGAAATATCAATCAAAAGAGGGTAAACAAGAATATGTTTGGGCTACCTCTTGGGGAGTATCTACCCGTCTTATCGGAGCTTTAATCATGTCTCATTCCGATGACCATGGATTAGTACTTCCTCCCAATATAGCTCCAATCCAAGTAGTTATTGTACCTATTCATAGAAATGACGAACAATTAAATGCAATTTCTGAATTAGCAGATACACTTATCTCTCAACTTAAAAAGTTGGGAATTAGTGTTAAATTTGATGATAGAACTGAATATAAACCGGGTTGGAAATTTAATGAATATGAGTTAAAAGGCATACCGGTTCGGGTTACCATTGGCCCTAAGGATCTTGAAAATAAACAAGTTGAAATAGCTCGAAGAGATACTTTAGAAAAGCATCAACATTCTGTAGATGGTTTAGCTGAACACATTCAAGATTTATTGAAAGAAATTCAACAAAATATTTTCAATAAAGCGAAATCACACAGAGATTCTTTAATTACCGAAGTAAATTCTTACGAGGAATTTAAAAAAGTATTGGACGAAAAAGGCGGATTTATTTCTGCTCATTGGGATGGTTCGTTAGAAGTAGAAGAAAAAATAAAAGCTGAAACGAAAGCAACCATTCGTTGCATCCCTTTAGATGCTAAAGAGGAAGAGGGAATATGTATATATTCAGGGAATCCTTCCAAAAGAAGAGTCTTATTTGCGAGAGCTTACTAA
- a CDS encoding BrxA/BrxB family bacilliredoxin, protein MYPEEMVAPMKAQLTNKGFEDLNTSEKVEEALKRPGTTLLIINSVCGCAAGGARPGVILSVEGEGKKPDHLTTSFAGFDVDAVKTAREHLAPFPPSSPSIALFKDGELVHFLERHHIEGHSPEIIAENLKQAYAEFC, encoded by the coding sequence ATGTATCCAGAAGAAATGGTTGCGCCAATGAAAGCGCAATTAACAAATAAAGGTTTTGAAGATTTAAACACATCAGAAAAAGTAGAAGAAGCATTAAAAAGACCCGGTACAACCTTATTAATAATTAATTCCGTTTGTGGATGTGCTGCCGGAGGAGCTCGTCCCGGAGTAATATTATCTGTAGAAGGCGAAGGAAAAAAACCGGATCATTTAACTACTTCATTTGCAGGATTTGATGTGGATGCAGTTAAAACCGCTAGAGAACATCTTGCCCCTTTTCCACCTTCATCTCCGTCCATAGCACTTTTTAAAGATGGAGAATTGGTTCATTTTCTAGAAAGACATCATATTGAAGGTCATTCTCCTGAAATAATTGCTGAAAATTTAAAACAAGCATACGCTGAATTTTGCTAA
- a CDS encoding SUF system Fe-S cluster assembly protein → MSLNEEQIQSLSEKIVEKLKTVYDPEIPVDVYELGLIYDIQISTEGDVEILMTLTTPNCPVAETLPMEVEEKISAIDEVKEVNVKITFEPTWDKDMMSEEAKFNLGLL, encoded by the coding sequence ATGTCTTTAAACGAAGAACAAATACAATCTCTGTCAGAAAAAATCGTTGAAAAATTAAAAACGGTTTACGATCCTGAAATTCCCGTGGATGTTTATGAACTAGGATTGATTTATGATATTCAGATTAGTACAGAAGGAGACGTGGAAATATTGATGACCTTGACAACCCCTAATTGTCCCGTGGCAGAAACATTACCCATGGAAGTAGAAGAAAAAATCAGTGCTATAGATGAAGTAAAAGAAGTAAATGTAAAAATTACTTTCGAACCAACTTGGGATAAAGATATGATGAGCGAAGAAGCTAAATTTAATTTAGGACTTTTATAG